CGTTACCGACGACGTCCCAACCGGTTCGCTCCGCGCGGACCGTCTCCCGCCAACCGAAGCCGCCGATCTCGATCGTCGCGTTACCCTCGTGTGCGATGACCGCTGTGTGTTCCACGACGGCCCAGATCTCGCGATCCGCGTTGACCACGATCAGCCCGCTCTGTCGGTTCTCGAGGGGGACGGCTTCCTCGTCGACGTCCTCGGGGTCCGGACCGACGAGCAGTTGCTGACCGGGGGTCACGTTCCGCTCGTACGTCACCGTGTAGTCCCCGACTTCGACGCCGCCGTCACCCGGGACGGTGTCGTCCCCGACGACGAGCAGGTTGAACGGGACGCTCGGGGCGGCGATCAGCACCGTCACGGCGACCAGCGTCGCGACCGCGACCCCTCGACGCGTCACCGGGCCCGCGTACACTCGATCGGGGACGACCGGCGGGAGCGCCGGGAGTGCGAGCACGAACCCGCCGACGAGAAGCAGCCCGATCGTCGGGCCGAGCGGTGCCTCACCGACGGTTACCGTCGCGACGATGGCGGCCACGAGAGCGATCGCGAGCAGCGCGAGCCAGCCGATCGCGAGTCGGCGACGCGTCGGTACGCCGGGGAGGACGGAGAGCGGCCGCGGCAGCGGGCGAGCGCTGCCCGTGATCGCCGCGGTGATCAGCAGCGTTAGGAGGACGACGAGAACGACGCCGGCGCCGCGGTAGAGGACGAACGCGTCGTCGCCGGACCAGACGAGGAGCCAGAGCGCCTGAACCAGTCCGAGCGCGAGCGTCGCGAAGAACAGGCGCTCGGTCGCCGGTCGTCGGCCCCGCCGGCGTAACAGCGACGCTCCGCAGAGCACGCCGATCAGAAATCCGAGCAGGTGAGCCTGAAAGCCGATTCCCGCCCACGTCGGCGGTCCGGGCGTTCCCGAACCGAACGTCTCGCGGACGACCGGCTGGCTCAGTGCCAGATACAGCGTCTGGATCGCGTTCGCGGCGATCGCCGCGACGATCGTCGCGATCGGATACGTCACGACGGCGACGCCGGCGATCGCGAACACGGCGCCGGAGAATCCCAGTCCGGGTCCGAGCGCGAACACGGACGTCAGGAACGCGGCTGCGAGCAGTGTGATCGGAAACGCGACCAGAGCGCGGACCGGCGGGCGAGCGAGCAATCCGCCGTCGGTCTCCCCGGTGGCCGTGTCCTCCGCACGGGGGCGCTCCGACGGCGGATAGTGCCCCCACGCGTACTCGACGATCGGCCCGAACGCGAGCGTCCCGGCCATATTCGCTGCGATGTGACCGGGCGAGCCGTGAGCGATTCCGGCCGTGAGAAGTCCCATCGGATAGAAGTACGACCACGTGATGAACGGCAGCGTCACCGGATCGCTCACGTGACGGACGTCGCTCTGGACCAGCACGTAGAACGTGACGACGATCGCGACCGTGACGACGGTGCCCCACGGCACGCCGTAGACGAACCGGTCCGCGGCGAGCGATCGCCAGCGACCGCGCCCCTCCGTGTACCAGACGAATCCCAGCGCGACGAGTACCGTTACCACCAGAACGGCCTGCGTCGGTGTGACCGGCATCGCGTGTTCTTCGACGCGAACCGGTACAAAGATTGAGTCGGAAATCGCCGACTGTCACCGATTCCGACGGGACGGTCGAGCGAACGCCCGCGCCGGCCGAACGATCGAACGGCTTCGGCGACGGCGGGAGACGCGACCGCCGGAGGTACCGATCGTCGACACGGGTCGCGTACAGTCGCTGCCGTCGGGCCGCGCCGTCAGAATTTCGAACGGCACGTCGGCGACTCGAGCGCGCTATCGGCCCGAGCGAGCTATAGTTCGCGGGCCATCATCACCTCGTCGACGGGTTCGCCGTCGATCTCGTAGTGGTCCCGGCGGATCGCCTCGGTGTCCCAGCCGTGTTCGGTGAGGAACTCGAGGGCGCGGTCGTTGGTGATGGGAACGCTGTTGTACACCTTCCGGTAGCCGTTGGCCTCGGCCCACTCGAGGCCCCGCTGGAGGAGTTTGCTTCCGATCCCGTGTCCCTGGTGGGCCTCGCGGACGCCGACGGTCTGCTGGGCGGTCCCCCGAAGCTGGTCGACCTGCGGGAGGTCGAGGTGGGTCCAGCCGACGACGTCGCCGTCGATCGTCGCGACGAAGAACATCCGGGATTTGACGGTGTTGTGCCTGGTGACGGCGTCCTCGTAGAGGAGTTCCTCGGCGATGGCCTCGGCGACGACGTAGGTCTCCTCGGCCGTGACGTCCCTGATCGTCTCGATGAGCCCGTCGAAGTCGGACTGACGTCCCGGCCGGACGACGAACGTACGGTCGTCGGTCTCGTGTTCGGCGACCGCGCCGAACTCGACGGCGATCTGCAGCGTGCCGCCGTCCTCCTCGAGATAGCCGTCGGCCTTCAGCGACTCTAGGTGGGACTCGAACTCCGCGGACGGCAGCGACACCACGTCCATCACCTTGTGTCGCGCGACGGTGCCGTTGCGTTCGACGTACTCGTAGATCCGTCTGCTGGCGTCGGACGAAAACGTCGGCCGCTCTATCACGCCCATACGGCCAGTACGGAGAGCGGTGATTTAACATTTGGGAGTAGATAACACACGTCATGGAAATAGCCATTCGGAACGGGACGCTCGACGAATCGACGGATGGCCAGCGAACCGACCGGCGGCCGATGAGGGCGCCTCGAGCGAGCGGACGGTCACGGGAGCCGATCGATCGAACCGCTTTTGCGACGCCGGACGGTAGCAGGGGCCGATGGACGTACTGATCGTCGGCGCGGGGGCGATGGGGACGTGGCTCGGCCGCGCCGTAGACGCGTCGGTGACGTTCGCCGACGTCGACGCCGACGCCGCGGCCGCCGCCGCCGACGCGGTCGGGGACGACGCCGACACCGCGGCGCTCGAGGGGACCGACAGCTACGACGTGGTCTGTATCGCCGTCCCGATGACCCACGCCGTCGAGGCCGTCGCCGACCACGCCGACCGGGCCGAGGGTGCGATCGTCGACGTCTCCGGCGTGATGGGGCCGCCCCTCGAGGCGATGGCGACGCACGCGCCCGATCTCGAGCGGGCGAGCCTCCACCCGCTGTTCGCGCCCGAGCGAGCGCCCGGTTCGATCGCCGTCGTCCGCGACGCCGCCGGACCGACGATCGAAACGCTCCTCGACGCGCTCGCGGCGCGGGGCAACGACCTCGTCGAGACGACGGCGACGGAACACGACGACGCGATGGAGACGGTCCAGGCGGCGACCCACGCCGCCGTCCTGTCGTTCGCGCTGGCCGCGGAACCGGTCCCCGACGGCTTCGAGACGCCGATCTACGAGGGGCTGGGGACCCTGGCCGAGCAGATGACCGAGGGAACCCCTCGCGTCTACGCCGACATTCAGGAGGCCTTCGACGGCGCCGACGCGATCGCCGACGCCGCCGCGACGGTCGCCGACGCCGACCGCGAGGAACTCGAGTCCCTCTACCGGGAGGCGGCCGACCGGTGGCAGCCGAACGCGACGGCCGATTCCGACGACCCGAACGGCCGGACGGAGAGCGAAATGAACGGACAACAGAACAGCGAGACGAACGGAGGATCCATCCAATGAGCGACCAGCGCGAGTCAGTCCGGTCGAACGCGAAGTACCTGCAGAACGTCCGCCCGATCGACCCCGACGAGATCTGCGAGTACGTCGAGGGGAACCCGCACCCGGCGGTCGTTCGCCAACACCTCCGCGAACTGGCGCCGGAACTCGAGTTGGTCGAGCGCGACGACGGCACCTTCGTCCCCGTCGGGGACGATCCCGTGGCGCCGAACCGCGGCCCCGTCGAGCGCTTCCCCGCGGCGTACGAACAGCGCCTCGAGGACCTGCTCGTCGAGCGCTACGGCGTCGACTGGCACGAGGACGCCACGGGCGAACTCCTGCGGTCGACGATCCGGCGGTTCAAGCGCCGCTACCTCGAGCGCCGGCCGGTCGAGTACGACGACGACGTCGCCGCCGGCTACGCGATCTACCACCTGCCGGGCTACTACGCGGCCGTCCAGTACGCGCTCGACGACCTCGCCGAGCGCGGCCTGCTGGGGCGGTCGCTCCGCGTCCTCGACATCGGCGCCGGCGTCGGCGGCCCCGCGCTGGGGCTCTGTGACTACCTCCCCGACGACGCCCTGCTCGACTACCACGCCGTCGAACCGAGCGCGGCCGCCGACGTGCTCGAGGAACTGCTCGAGGAGACCGGGCCGAACGTCCACCCGACGATCCACCGGACGACCGTCGAGGCGTTCGATCCCGCGGAGGTCGGTTCGGACGGCGGCGCCGCGTTCGATCCCACCGCTCCCGACGACGGCTTCGACCTCGTCCTCGCCTGCAACGTCCTGAGCGAACTCGAGGAGCCGGCGGCCGTCCTGCGGTCGGCCCTCGAGACGCTCGCGCCCGACGGGACGCTGCTGGCGATGGCGCCGGCGGACAAGAACACCAGCGTCCGACTGCGCGAACTCGAGCGGGAACTCGAGGACGAGCGGCTGTGGACGCCCGCGGAGATGGGCTTCGACGAGACCGATTCCGACGGGGAAGTTGAAGGGGCCGAGGCGGCCGGAGCGGATGACGCCGCTGCCCGCCGCGGCCGGGTGACGGTCTACGGCCCCACCGTCCGCCTCTGGCCGGGCGAGCGCCCGACGGACCGGGGCTGGACGTTCGACGTCAGGCCCGACCTCGCCGTTCCCTCCTTCCAGCGGAAACTCGACGAGGCGACGCCGGCCGACGACGCCGAGCACGCCCCCGGCGAGTTCGTCAACGTCGACGTCCAGTTCTCGACCTCGCTGTTGCGCCTCGACGGAAAGCGGCGGATCGCCCTCGCGCTCGAGACCAGCGACTGGGCGAAGATGGCCGAGATGGACCGGCACGTGCCGAACCGGATCGACCTCGCCGCGGCGAAACTCAGCCGCTCGCTGAGCGACGCCGACCGCGACGGCGGCGACCACGGCGGCCGCTCCAACCCGCTGTTCAAGATCAGCGACGGCAGCGAGTCGATCGACCACTACGCCGTCGTCACGTCCGAGAGCTCGCTCAACCGGCCGCTGCTCGAGGCCGACTACGGCGAGGTCTGCTCGTTCGAACGGATCCTCGCGCTCTGGAACGACGACGAGGAGGCGTACAACCTGGTCGTCGACGAGGAGACGATCGTCGACCGCATCGGCTGAGCGGCCTTAATATATTGAGACGAAGATCCGAATCGGGCGTTCCCGATTCGGTACGTGATCTACGTATTCGTAGCTGGTAGCACGGTTTCTTTATCCATATCAAACCGCGAAACTCGCGTTCAGTCGGGGGAACATGGTAGTCAGGAATCTATCAAGCGAAGACGGAGGGTCATTCATTATCATTCGTGACGTAGAG
This portion of the Haloterrigena gelatinilytica genome encodes:
- a CDS encoding rhomboid family intramembrane serine protease: MPVTPTQAVLVVTVLVALGFVWYTEGRGRWRSLAADRFVYGVPWGTVVTVAIVVTFYVLVQSDVRHVSDPVTLPFITWSYFYPMGLLTAGIAHGSPGHIAANMAGTLAFGPIVEYAWGHYPPSERPRAEDTATGETDGGLLARPPVRALVAFPITLLAAAFLTSVFALGPGLGFSGAVFAIAGVAVVTYPIATIVAAIAANAIQTLYLALSQPVVRETFGSGTPGPPTWAGIGFQAHLLGFLIGVLCGASLLRRRGRRPATERLFFATLALGLVQALWLLVWSGDDAFVLYRGAGVVLVVLLTLLITAAITGSARPLPRPLSVLPGVPTRRRLAIGWLALLAIALVAAIVATVTVGEAPLGPTIGLLLVGGFVLALPALPPVVPDRVYAGPVTRRGVAVATLVAVTVLIAAPSVPFNLLVVGDDTVPGDGGVEVGDYTVTYERNVTPGQQLLVGPDPEDVDEEAVPLENRQSGLIVVNADREIWAVVEHTAVIAHEGNATIEIGGFGWRETVRAERTGWDVVGNESAYAVDLTVDGETTRSFASDSVRASATIDGRAIELDPTDDAFLLRVTDDGDAIGEAEVPDVNETTSIGDVEFSTAVVESDDADDSDGTDTEAESVRLFASVDDTEVLVAERESYADSTA
- a CDS encoding GNAT family N-acetyltransferase, encoding MGVIERPTFSSDASRRIYEYVERNGTVARHKVMDVVSLPSAEFESHLESLKADGYLEEDGGTLQIAVEFGAVAEHETDDRTFVVRPGRQSDFDGLIETIRDVTAEETYVVAEAIAEELLYEDAVTRHNTVKSRMFFVATIDGDVVGWTHLDLPQVDQLRGTAQQTVGVREAHQGHGIGSKLLQRGLEWAEANGYRKVYNSVPITNDRALEFLTEHGWDTEAIRRDHYEIDGEPVDEVMMAREL
- a CDS encoding prephenate dehydrogenase/arogenate dehydrogenase family protein yields the protein MDVLIVGAGAMGTWLGRAVDASVTFADVDADAAAAAADAVGDDADTAALEGTDSYDVVCIAVPMTHAVEAVADHADRAEGAIVDVSGVMGPPLEAMATHAPDLERASLHPLFAPERAPGSIAVVRDAAGPTIETLLDALAARGNDLVETTATEHDDAMETVQAATHAAVLSFALAAEPVPDGFETPIYEGLGTLAEQMTEGTPRVYADIQEAFDGADAIADAAATVADADREELESLYREAADRWQPNATADSDDPNGRTESEMNGQQNSETNGGSIQ
- a CDS encoding small ribosomal subunit Rsm22 family protein, whose product is MSDQRESVRSNAKYLQNVRPIDPDEICEYVEGNPHPAVVRQHLRELAPELELVERDDGTFVPVGDDPVAPNRGPVERFPAAYEQRLEDLLVERYGVDWHEDATGELLRSTIRRFKRRYLERRPVEYDDDVAAGYAIYHLPGYYAAVQYALDDLAERGLLGRSLRVLDIGAGVGGPALGLCDYLPDDALLDYHAVEPSAAADVLEELLEETGPNVHPTIHRTTVEAFDPAEVGSDGGAAFDPTAPDDGFDLVLACNVLSELEEPAAVLRSALETLAPDGTLLAMAPADKNTSVRLRELERELEDERLWTPAEMGFDETDSDGEVEGAEAAGADDAAARRGRVTVYGPTVRLWPGERPTDRGWTFDVRPDLAVPSFQRKLDEATPADDAEHAPGEFVNVDVQFSTSLLRLDGKRRIALALETSDWAKMAEMDRHVPNRIDLAAAKLSRSLSDADRDGGDHGGRSNPLFKISDGSESIDHYAVVTSESSLNRPLLEADYGEVCSFERILALWNDDEEAYNLVVDEETIVDRIG